TACTTTTAACGGCTCTTGGTAGGTGTGCACTTAAACAAATTAGTACCAAAGCACATTTTTAGATTTTTTTAACTAGCTGCATACTTTATAGTGACACGGAGTTATTTTTTGTTGATTAAGATACAGATTTTCTGTATGCTTAAGAACAGCTAATGTATGCTGATACGCCACAAAGAAGCATTTACAGCAAATAATCGATTAAAAATCGCAAAAACTACGTAGACAAGTTATACCCATTCATCATGAAGAAAGTCTGATGTAATATCTACTATATGAGAAATATAAATTAAGTTCTCCTCAGATCTCCCCTGCCCCTCTGCTTCTATTATCTTCCTACAAATACTTGTTCGGCTGTTAATATCAAGTCGGGGAATGTAGCTGAAATTATTCTTTCTGCACCACGAAATTGCAAAACTTGATATTCACCCTCACTCAACTGATAAACCGAAATAGTCGGGAGTTTAGGAGTACTCATATAACGCGCAGCGTAGACTAATTCATAGCGAGTATCTGTCCTATCGTCATACGCTAGATATTCTGCAAATGAGAGGTTTTTAGGTAAAACTTGAATCATAGTGCCAACGTTACTCTTGCTAACCAAACTAGCACTGGCAGCTTGAAGGATATATAAGATAAATGAGCGCGATCACTATTGAAACCCGCCGTTTAATCTTGCGCGAACTCACCCTAGACGACGTGGAAGATTTGGCACAAATCTATGCCGATCCTGTTGTGATGCAATATTACCCCAAACCAATCACCAGGGAAGAAGCAAAATACCAGATCACCAGAATGATCAATGGCTATCAGCGACGAGGTTGGGGTTTGTGGGCGACAATTCACAAAGCTGATAACAAATTTATTGGACGCTGCGGGTTAATACCGCAAATTGTGGATGGATGTCCTGAAGTTGAAATTGGCTATATGCTAGCACAAGAATATTGGGGACAAGGTTTAGCAACAGAAGCCGCCTGTGCAACTCGCGATTATGGTTTTAAAATTGGGTGCGATCGCCTCATCTCCCTCATTGCTCCAGGTAACATTGCATCACAAAAAGTTGCGATTAAAACAGAATTGTGCTATAAAAAAGACACAATTTTTCGGGGTAAAACTGTGCAGGTTTATGCGATCGCCCGACCTACAAATTCTAAGTAATTGTTACTCAATTCTTTAACTGCCAAGTTATACAACTGTAACCCATGTTCAGGTGTTGCTAACGCCGGATCGGAACCCATGCGTCCATCAGGATAATGCTGGCGAAAGTTAACAGGACCATATATAGGATGTCCTTTACCAACCTCAGTAGATAAAGTTGCGTGTTTGATGGATTTAGGATAAACGTATTGAGTTACTGCAACTTCACTCGGAGTTGCGTGCGAACCTTCGCGATCGCCATATAATTCCTTGGCTAACTGATACACTGAACCACACATAAACCAGTTACTCACTTGACACTGGACTTGATCGGCGTTGTTTACACCAATTTCTGCAAGATAAGTATAAGTTTCCGCAAATGCAGCTTTGAGTGTGGCAATATTCCCACCATGACCGTTGATAAAGAAAAACTTGGTAAATCCTGCTTTAGCTAAACACGCGATGTAGTCGCGAATAACTAAAATCATCGTGCTAGGACGCAGGCTAATCGTACCAGGAAACGCGGTGTGATGCAGTGCCATACCCACATTAATTGTCGGGCTAACGAGTGCGCCAGTCGTCTCACCAACACCATGGGCGATCGCTTCTGCACAAATCGCATCTGTACCGATTAACCCCGTTGGTCCATGCTGTTCAGTAGAACCGATAGGGAGAATAATTCCCTGAGATGTTTCTAAGTAAGCTTCGACTTCTAACCAGGTACTTAAATGCAACAGCATGATTTCTTGCAGCGAATGTAATCTATTTACTTATCGTAAGGAATCATTTGCATACTTTTGTTTTCATTAGAGAAATTTGCCCCAACCGACCTCTATAATCCAGCGATGAGTAATGGTAGTTGAATATACCGTTCTCATTTTTGTTCCGAATAACGATTAAAGGTTGATTGTGCGTAGAATTAGAAATCAAGTCAGGGTAGCACTCATTGCACTTATCCTCAGTACTTTGACAATTGGAGGAATCGCATTTTCTGCGGAAAGAGAACTATTTAGTTTAGCCCGCCCCACAACAATTGCGGTAAACTCTAGTTTCTTGAGTCCACTTGATGAATTATTTGGCGATATTGCGATTGGTAGAGGTGTGTTTCTTTCTGGTAATACTGTCGTCAGGGCAGATCCTGGTACAAGTATTTGCATAGAAAGTGAAACGAATCTTCAAGACAACATTCTTTTCTTAGCATTGCGAAATTTGCCATCTCCACGCTCAACCAGGTGCGGTAGATTAGGAGATACGGGGATATCGAGTAGTACAGGCGAGAAAGTTAGCATCGCCCATCAAGCCAAAATTGAAAACTCGTATATTGGTAACTTCACCTTTATTGGTTTTCGGGCGTATCTAAATAATGTCGTGTTAGAAAACGGCGCGTTTGTCTTACACGGTGCGAGACTTACTAATGTCAAAATCGGTAAAAATCGACTTGTACCAATCGGCGCAATTATTACAACACAAGCGCAAGCAGATGCTTTACCGCTAAAAACCGATGAAAATTCTGAGTTTCAAACCGAAGTACTCGAAGTTAATAAGGAGTTTGCCGAACACTACAGTGAACTATACAACAACGAAGGATTTGATGCAATAGTTGGTGTAAGCGTCGCACCAAGAACGTCTTGGAACCCCAAACCTGTGAAACCAACTTTAGGTAAAAATGTGCAAATTGCCGAGTTTGTGCGGGTTGTAGG
This window of the Chroogloeocystis siderophila 5.2 s.c.1 genome carries:
- a CDS encoding carbonate dehydratase — its product is MRRIRNQVRVALIALILSTLTIGGIAFSAERELFSLARPTTIAVNSSFLSPLDELFGDIAIGRGVFLSGNTVVRADPGTSICIESETNLQDNILFLALRNLPSPRSTRCGRLGDTGISSSTGEKVSIAHQAKIENSYIGNFTFIGFRAYLNNVVLENGAFVLHGARLTNVKIGKNRLVPIGAIITTQAQADALPLKTDENSEFQTEVLEVNKEFAEHYSELYNNEGFDAIVGVSVAPRTSWNPKPVKPTLGKNVQIAEFVRVVGDVRIGDNSTIGQRTSIRADEGTPIIIGDNAEIEDRVTFHALKGTSIRIGRNLNSDDNIVFHGPLEVGDNLTIGDDAILFRSQVGNNVTIGTQAIVVGVTLRNGVRVPDNAVITTQQQADALRQA
- a CDS encoding Uma2 family endonuclease produces the protein MIQVLPKNLSFAEYLAYDDRTDTRYELVYAARYMSTPKLPTISVYQLSEGEYQVLQFRGAERIISATFPDLILTAEQVFVGR
- a CDS encoding creatininase family protein, producing the protein MLLHLSTWLEVEAYLETSQGIILPIGSTEQHGPTGLIGTDAICAEAIAHGVGETTGALVSPTINVGMALHHTAFPGTISLRPSTMILVIRDYIACLAKAGFTKFFFINGHGGNIATLKAAFAETYTYLAEIGVNNADQVQCQVSNWFMCGSVYQLAKELYGDREGSHATPSEVAVTQYVYPKSIKHATLSTEVGKGHPIYGPVNFRQHYPDGRMGSDPALATPEHGLQLYNLAVKELSNNYLEFVGRAIA
- a CDS encoding GNAT family N-acetyltransferase, which gives rise to MSAITIETRRLILRELTLDDVEDLAQIYADPVVMQYYPKPITREEAKYQITRMINGYQRRGWGLWATIHKADNKFIGRCGLIPQIVDGCPEVEIGYMLAQEYWGQGLATEAACATRDYGFKIGCDRLISLIAPGNIASQKVAIKTELCYKKDTIFRGKTVQVYAIARPTNSK